A stretch of Myxococcus hansupus DNA encodes these proteins:
- a CDS encoding glycoside hydrolase family 16 protein, with the protein MHRRHALRSMVLAASSLAMLGGCSPESDLDEADALPLVSQEQGERAYDPGSGWRLAWQDDFTGTSLNSSHWTVLTSNWDPVTTNCNFGTGELEYPRAQNVTVSGGKLILTAQRTDERPMDSRCTGFGPRSFYSGRIHSKGKVERRYGKIVASIKVPSGYGMWPAFWTLGANISNVGWPRSGEIDILEWHSNEPTWMKSATHYFNNGQRSWGTGANRGYSIADGFHTYEVEWTANQMIFRLDGQIQGNVFNHNEPAFQQNHYIILNLALGGNWYGDPPASAIQLPAGQTKTMEVEWVRWYEQGGTTTPTALTNPSFESGMTGWANWSPNGTAAAAFSETHNGGRTGPHHLTHWTNNTPFEVWTYQAKSGLPSGNYRVRAWVRKSGNYDIARLQAKTCGECAPVFTNLGNYGSYTLVETPTISVTGGNLELGFHTRATSGNSANFIHMDDVELIRL; encoded by the coding sequence ATGCACAGACGACATGCGTTGCGTTCGATGGTGTTGGCCGCGAGCAGCCTGGCGATGCTCGGTGGTTGTTCTCCCGAGTCGGACCTGGACGAGGCCGATGCCCTTCCCCTGGTGAGCCAGGAGCAAGGTGAGCGGGCGTATGACCCAGGCTCGGGCTGGCGGCTGGCATGGCAGGACGACTTCACGGGCACCAGCCTCAATTCCAGCCACTGGACGGTGCTGACGAGCAACTGGGACCCCGTCACCACCAACTGCAACTTCGGCACGGGCGAGCTGGAGTATCCGCGCGCGCAGAACGTCACCGTGTCGGGTGGCAAGCTCATCCTCACCGCGCAGCGGACGGATGAACGGCCCATGGACTCGCGCTGCACGGGCTTCGGGCCACGCTCGTTCTATTCGGGTCGAATCCACTCCAAGGGCAAGGTGGAGCGGCGCTACGGCAAGATTGTGGCGAGCATCAAGGTGCCTTCCGGCTACGGCATGTGGCCCGCGTTCTGGACGCTGGGCGCGAACATCTCCAACGTCGGGTGGCCGCGGAGCGGTGAAATCGACATCCTGGAGTGGCACTCCAACGAGCCCACGTGGATGAAGTCCGCCACGCACTATTTCAATAACGGACAGCGGAGCTGGGGCACGGGCGCGAACCGTGGCTACAGCATCGCGGACGGGTTCCACACGTATGAAGTCGAGTGGACCGCGAACCAGATGATCTTCCGGCTGGACGGACAGATTCAGGGGAACGTCTTCAACCACAACGAGCCGGCCTTCCAGCAGAACCACTACATCATCCTCAATCTCGCGCTGGGCGGGAACTGGTACGGCGATCCTCCGGCGAGCGCGATCCAACTGCCCGCGGGCCAGACGAAGACCATGGAGGTGGAGTGGGTGCGCTGGTACGAGCAGGGCGGCACCACGACGCCCACGGCGCTCACCAATCCCAGCTTCGAGAGCGGGATGACGGGCTGGGCCAACTGGAGCCCCAACGGCACCGCGGCTGCGGCCTTCAGCGAGACGCACAACGGGGGGCGCACCGGCCCTCACCACCTGACGCACTGGACCAACAACACGCCCTTCGAGGTGTGGACGTACCAGGCGAAGTCCGGCCTGCCGTCGGGCAACTACCGGGTCCGTGCCTGGGTGCGGAAGAGCGGCAACTACGACATCGCGCGCCTCCAGGCGAAGACGTGCGGCGAGTGCGCGCCGGTCTTCACCAACCTGGGCAACTACG
- a CDS encoding sulfate/molybdate ABC transporter ATP-binding protein, whose protein sequence is MSIVVEQLARRFSPDGSPAVSEVSFQAPAGAITSLLGPSGAGKSTLLRLIAGLEIPDEGRVLIDGVDCTTMPVQRRGVGVVFQSYALFKHMTVRQNVAFGLEIQRVPKAEREARVEEMLRMVQLEHLGGRYPGQLSGGQRQRVAFARALAIRPRVLLLDEPFGALDTRVREELREWLHALHERTRLTTLLVTHDQQEALEISQHVVVMREGRVAQAGSPAEVYDRPASPFVASFIGGASVLRGHVQAGRAAMGALSVEAPVAAREGESVQAFVRPHDIKLARSLADAASASTALGRVERLKSVGGYVKVFLRLPTGDEVTVEVPRSEFDALGVVEGDSVRADVRSATVFVGDYSI, encoded by the coding sequence ATGAGCATCGTCGTCGAGCAGCTCGCCCGCCGGTTCAGTCCAGATGGCAGTCCCGCTGTCTCCGAGGTGTCCTTCCAGGCACCCGCGGGCGCCATCACCTCGCTGCTCGGGCCTTCGGGCGCGGGCAAGTCCACGCTGCTCCGCCTCATCGCGGGGCTGGAGATTCCCGACGAAGGCCGCGTCCTCATCGACGGCGTGGACTGCACGACGATGCCGGTGCAGCGGCGCGGCGTGGGCGTCGTCTTCCAGAGCTACGCCCTCTTCAAGCACATGACGGTGCGGCAGAACGTGGCCTTCGGCCTGGAGATTCAGCGCGTGCCCAAAGCGGAGCGCGAGGCCCGGGTGGAGGAGATGCTCCGCATGGTGCAGTTGGAGCACCTGGGCGGCCGTTACCCCGGGCAGCTTTCCGGAGGACAGCGCCAGCGGGTGGCCTTCGCTCGGGCCCTGGCCATCCGTCCCCGGGTGCTGCTGCTGGACGAGCCCTTCGGGGCCTTGGACACGCGCGTTCGCGAGGAGCTGCGTGAGTGGTTGCACGCCCTGCACGAGCGGACGCGGCTGACGACGCTCCTGGTGACGCATGACCAGCAGGAAGCCCTGGAGATTTCGCAGCACGTGGTGGTGATGCGCGAAGGTCGGGTGGCGCAGGCCGGCTCGCCGGCGGAGGTGTATGACCGGCCCGCGTCCCCCTTCGTGGCGTCCTTCATTGGCGGGGCCAGCGTGCTGCGCGGCCATGTCCAGGCGGGCAGGGCGGCCATGGGGGCGCTGTCCGTGGAGGCCCCGGTCGCCGCGCGTGAAGGTGAGTCGGTGCAGGCCTTCGTCCGGCCGCATGACATCAAGCTGGCCCGCTCGCTCGCGGACGCGGCGAGCGCGTCCACGGCGCTGGGGCGGGTGGAGCGCCTCAAATCCGTGGGCGGCTATGTGAAGGTGTTCTTGCGGCTGCCCACCGGAGACGAAGTCACGGTGGAGGTGCCTCGCTCGGAGTTCGATGCGCTGGGCGTGGTCGAAGGTGACTCGGTTCGCGCCGACGTCCGGAGCGCCACCGTCTTCGTAGGGGACTACTCCATCTAG
- the cysW gene encoding sulfate ABC transporter permease subunit CysW, giving the protein MPSSSFVLRRRAHGLQGPVFVRWGLIGATLLLLGVFLVIPLVAVFTFAFQKGWEAYGASLVRPAALAAMRLTLLAAAIAVPLNLVFGLSAAWLIARYRFRGRSVLLTLIDLPFSVSPVIAGLIFVLLFGRQGWFGPWLLDHDVRVIFAVPGIVLATVFVTFPYVVREVLPVMEAQGSDEEEAALTLGASGWRTFWRVTLPKVKWGVLYGVILCNARAMGEFGAVSVVSGHVRGVTTTLPLHAEILYNEYDLAGAFAVASLLTLLALVTLVVKKFVEWRSQPS; this is encoded by the coding sequence GTGCCTTCCTCCTCTTTCGTCCTGCGCCGGCGGGCGCACGGTCTTCAAGGCCCGGTCTTCGTCCGCTGGGGCCTCATTGGCGCGACGCTGTTGCTGCTCGGCGTGTTCCTCGTCATCCCGCTGGTGGCTGTCTTCACCTTCGCCTTCCAGAAGGGCTGGGAGGCCTATGGGGCTTCTCTGGTTCGACCCGCCGCCTTGGCGGCCATGCGACTGACGTTGTTGGCGGCGGCCATCGCGGTGCCGCTCAACCTCGTCTTCGGATTGTCCGCCGCGTGGCTCATCGCGCGGTACCGGTTCCGAGGGCGCTCGGTCCTGCTGACGCTCATCGATTTGCCCTTCAGCGTGTCGCCCGTCATCGCGGGGCTCATCTTCGTGCTGCTCTTCGGCCGTCAGGGGTGGTTCGGGCCCTGGCTGTTGGACCACGACGTGCGCGTCATCTTCGCCGTGCCCGGCATCGTCCTGGCCACCGTGTTCGTCACCTTCCCCTACGTCGTGCGGGAAGTCCTGCCGGTGATGGAGGCGCAAGGCAGCGACGAGGAAGAGGCGGCGCTGACGTTGGGCGCGAGCGGTTGGCGGACCTTCTGGCGCGTGACGTTGCCCAAGGTGAAGTGGGGCGTGCTCTACGGCGTCATCCTCTGCAACGCACGCGCGATGGGCGAGTTCGGCGCCGTGTCGGTCGTGTCCGGCCACGTGCGCGGCGTGACGACCACGCTGCCGCTGCACGCGGAGATTCTCTACAACGAGTACGACCTGGCGGGGGCCTTCGCCGTGGCGTCGCTGCTGACGCTGCTCGCGCTCGTGACGTTGGTGGTGAAGAAGTTCGTGGAGTGGAGGAGTCAGCCGTCATGA
- the cysT gene encoding sulfate ABC transporter permease subunit CysT codes for MSRSSRHRVLPGFRLTLGYTWFYLGLVVLIPLSSLFLKTFSLSWEAFWSTVTTARALAAYRLSFGASLAAALANVVFGLLVAWVLVRYRFPGRDVLESLVDLPFALPTAVAGLTLTTLFSNKGWYGQHLEALGISVAYTSLGVAVALTFIGLPFVVRAVQPVLEELDADVEEAAATLGASPWQTFRRVLFPALVPALLSGFTLAFARALGEYGSVVFISGNMPLRTEIVPLLIITRLEQYDYEGATAIAIVMLAASFSLLLAVNLLHRWSHRRLEARPGA; via the coding sequence ATGTCTCGTTCTTCCCGACACCGGGTGCTCCCGGGGTTCCGGCTGACGCTGGGCTACACCTGGTTCTACCTGGGGCTCGTCGTGCTCATCCCGCTCTCCAGCCTCTTCTTGAAGACGTTCTCCCTGAGCTGGGAGGCGTTCTGGAGCACGGTGACGACGGCGCGCGCGCTCGCCGCGTACCGGCTCAGCTTCGGTGCGTCGCTGGCCGCCGCCCTGGCCAACGTCGTCTTCGGCTTGCTGGTGGCCTGGGTGCTGGTGCGCTACCGCTTCCCGGGGCGTGACGTGCTGGAGTCCCTGGTGGACCTACCCTTCGCGCTGCCCACGGCGGTGGCCGGGCTGACGCTCACGACGTTGTTCTCCAACAAAGGCTGGTACGGCCAGCATTTGGAGGCCCTGGGCATCTCAGTGGCCTACACGTCCCTGGGCGTGGCCGTCGCGTTGACCTTCATCGGGTTGCCCTTCGTCGTGCGCGCGGTGCAACCCGTGCTCGAGGAGCTGGACGCGGACGTGGAGGAGGCCGCCGCCACGCTGGGCGCCTCGCCCTGGCAGACGTTCCGGCGCGTGCTCTTCCCGGCGCTCGTCCCCGCGCTGCTCAGCGGCTTCACGTTGGCGTTCGCGCGGGCGCTGGGGGAGTACGGCTCCGTCGTCTTCATCTCCGGCAACATGCCGCTGCGCACGGAGATTGTTCCCCTGCTCATCATCACCCGGCTGGAGCAGTACGACTACGAGGGGGCGACGGCCATCGCCATCGTGATGCTGGCGGCGTCGTTCTCGCTGCTGCTCGCCGTCAACCTGCTCCACCGCTGGAGTCATCGGCGGCTGGAAGCCCGCCCGGGAGCGTGA